TTCCTTTTGAAGTTCGTACCACAGTTCATTCTGATTTAATCAATGAAAATGATGCCCGCCTGATGATTGACTATTTAGAAACCAAGCAGTACATTGGGGATTATTACTTTCAATATTTTATGAATGGTGTTAAAACAATAGGTAAATTAGGATATTCTAGCCGAGTATTGGAACGAGAAACACTTTCGACATCAAAAATTAAAGTTCATTTTAGAGGGTAATTATGAAAAAGAGCTGGTTATTGATTTGTTTTATTAATTTTTTCATTGCTGCTCTCATGGGACTTTTGCTCCGTTTGATGTATGTAGCTCCGGTCGAAAGAATTAATTTTCAATTCTTATTGCATGGTCATTCTCATGTAGCGATGTTGGGTTGGGTGTATTTGATGTTATACTGCTTTATTTTTCATTTTTTTATTCCCAAAGAAGCGCAACAAAAACCCATTTACAACCGATTATTTTGGATTACTGAATTTGCGGTAGTCGGCATGATGATTCGGTTTCCGATGGAAGGATACGCTTTATTTTCGATTGCTTTTTCAACCTTACACATTTTTTGCAGTTACTGTTTCTGTTGGTTAGTTTGGAAGGATTCCAAGCCCGCTTCCGTTCCCGAAAAACAGTTGTTGCAAACCGCTTTATTGTTTATGATTCTATCCACAATAGGCGTTTGGTGTTTAGGTCCTGTTGTAGGATTGTTGGGCAAAGCGAGTCCTTTTTATCAAATTGCGATTCAATTCTTCTTGCATTTTCAATTTAACGGTTGGTTTTTAATTGCCATTTTAGCTTTGTTTTTTCATCAGATAAAAGCTGAAATCAATGCAAACCAGTTTCGTTTATTTTACTTTTTACTCGTTACCGCAACGATTTTAACCTTGGCTTTGCCAGTAAGCTGGTATGTGTCAAATCCCATTTTTTATTGGATAAACAGTTTAGGCGTTATACTGCAACTGTTATCTTTTTTAGTATTTATAAAACTTATTCGCCCTCATTTCTCTTCCTTCTTTATTCGTTTAAAAAAAATGGAGAAAACCGTTTATGGTTTTGCAATAGGATCATTGACCATAAAAGTCGGAATACAATTAGTCGTTTTACTACCCGGATTGGGTCAAATTTCACATCAAATCCGGAATTTTGTAATTGGTTACATTCATTTATGCATGTTGGGCATTATTACAGGTTTTTTATTGGGGTTTGCATTGCAAAATACTTTTGTAAACAGCAAAAACATTTTAGTGAGCTGGGGATTAAAAGTATTTTTATTTGGATTTATTGTAACAGAATTCCTTTTATTTCTTCAAGGAATCTATCTGTTTTTGAACCAAGGAGCATTACCGCTGTATCAGCAATACCTATTTTTGGCGAGTATAGGCTTGCCACTTGGGCTTTTGCTTATGGCAATTGGGATTAATGGTAAACAGTCCCATTTTTCTGACGAAATAATTACCATAGAATGAAACTAATTTCAATAATTTTGTAAAAAAAACAACTATGTTTTCTAAAACTTGTGAATACGGAATCCGAGCCACTATTTTTATAGCCTCCCAATCTTATCAAAACAACAGAGTAGGTCTGAAAGATATTGCGAAAAAGATAGATTCCCCAGAGGCTTTCACCGCCAAAATTCTGCAAATACTCTCTAAAAATAATATTATTCATTCCATCAAAGGAGTGGGCGGCGGTTTTGATATTCCCAAAGAAACCATGAGCCAAATTACCCTTTCCCAAATTGTAACTGCTCTTGAAGGCGACAACGTTTTTACCGGTTGTGGCTTAGGTTTACATCATTGCTCCGAGGAACACCCTTGCCCGATGCATGAAAAGTTTAAGGCGATTCGAAATGAATTAGCCAGCATGCTCGAAACGACTAATCTGGAGGAATTGGCCATAGGAATTAAATCTGGAGATACTTTTTTAAGGTACTGATACAAATCTTATATTTTAAAAAAAAATTGGAATTGGCACAAGTGAAACACTCTCATTAACATTGTAGTATTTTTTAAATTTTTATTGCAAAATTTCTACTGTTGGTAATGCATTGTATTTCAAAGTGCCTCAAAAACAATTGAACACTATTTTTCTAAAATCAACTAATTTACCATTTTGGTATTAGAAGCATTATTCGATGTAATCGTTGATCGTGTGTTCCGGTTGATAACCCCAATCCTAATTGCGAAAAACTTTGAATGATTAGACTCTTACAAATTATTCCTTTGGTAGATGCGTTTGGCATATCTCCTATTTACTACCATTAAACAGTAAATCCAATAACTTATTTAGATAATTATATAAATTTTAGCCAATTAAAAAGTAGAATTTTACAATCTAAATATTGGTTATGAAAAAATCACTCCTTGCTTTATCTTGTCTGCTAATAGTCCTTGTAAGTGCTTGCAAACAAAAAGAAGAAAAAACAGTCCTTAAAACTAAAAAAGTTGTAGTCCGACAAATTCCAAAAACCATTACCTATCAGTTAGCTGATGCGAAACAATGGCTGGCTGCAAATAAGGCTGACAGTACAAAACTTAATATTGCTTTTGCAGTAAACAGAACAGACAAAACTAATTTTGCTGAAATGGATTCTGTAGTGATACCAAAGGTTATGAGCGGAGATATTGCCGCTTACCTCCCGTTTCCTCTTGAAGTTCCTTACTTGAAAGAGGTAAATAAAATTATTTTATTCTCGTACCCAACACAAACTTTTGCTACATATGAAAACGGAGAATTAATCTATACTGGTCCAACCAATATGGGTAGAAAAAAAGATCCTACACCAACAGGACTTTTTTATACCAACTGGAAGGCTGAACAAACTACGAGCACATTTAATGATGAGTGGGATTTACGCTGGAATTTTAATATTGCTAATAAAATGGGAATTGGCTGGCATCAATACAGTTTACCCGGTTATCCCGCCTCCCATTCCTGCTTGAGATTGCAAGAGAAAGATGCCCGTTATCTTTATGAATGGGCAGATCAATGGGTTTTATCTGATTCCGACAGTGTAAA
This region of Flavobacterium lacustre genomic DNA includes:
- a CDS encoding RrF2 family transcriptional regulator, encoding MFSKTCEYGIRATIFIASQSYQNNRVGLKDIAKKIDSPEAFTAKILQILSKNNIIHSIKGVGGGFDIPKETMSQITLSQIVTALEGDNVFTGCGLGLHHCSEEHPCPMHEKFKAIRNELASMLETTNLEELAIGIKSGDTFLRY
- a CDS encoding L,D-transpeptidase; this encodes MKKSLLALSCLLIVLVSACKQKEEKTVLKTKKVVVRQIPKTITYQLADAKQWLAANKADSTKLNIAFAVNRTDKTNFAEMDSVVIPKVMSGDIAAYLPFPLEVPYLKEVNKIILFSYPTQTFATYENGELIYTGPTNMGRKKDPTPTGLFYTNWKAEQTTSTFNDEWDLRWNFNIANKMGIGWHQYSLPGYPASHSCLRLQEKDARYLYEWADQWVLSDSDSVKVKGTPVLVFGSYDFDAPKPWLQLVRSPHALDISKNEIEKQMTPYLNAVLAQQKIRQNSVK